A region from the Hydra vulgaris chromosome 08, alternate assembly HydraT2T_AEP genome encodes:
- the LOC136083544 gene encoding uncharacterized protein LOC136083544 has product MWIAISDHGMSEPLFRTSKAVAINSSIYINECLEKRLLPFIHKYHGDFNYLFCPDLASSHYSKDSLNWMDQYVYYVDKESDPSNVPQARPIENFLGHLAQKVYEGDWQASTEQVLIDRIKLKLQETDLNFLQSHMKGVRAKLRSIADGGVFSYKK; this is encoded by the coding sequence atgtggATAGCCATATCTGACCATGGTATGTCCGAGCCATTGTTTCGCACTTCCAAGGCTGTAGCGATCAATTCATCaatctatattaatgaatgttTAGAAAAACGACTTCTTCCATTTATTCACAAGTATCATGGAGactttaactatttattttgtcCAGATTTAGCAAGTTCTCATTATTCTAAAGATTCTCTAAATTGGATGGACCAATATGTTTATTACGTTGATAAAGAATCCGATCCCTCAAATGTGCCTCAAGCACGaccaattgaaaattttttgggaCATTTGGCACAGAAGGTTTACGAGGGAGATTGGCAAGCTTCAACAGAGCAAGTTTTGATTGATCGCATTAAACTAAAACTACAAGAAactgatttaaactttttacagtCGCATATGAAAGGCGTCAGAGCAAAATTGAGATCAATTGCAGATGGTGgtgttttttcatataaaaaataa